From the Chanos chanos chromosome 7, fChaCha1.1, whole genome shotgun sequence genome, the window TGGGAGATGTAGCCTTTGATGTGACCCTGAGATAGAAACATGGAGGATACAGTTAGGTATACTTTTTTAATAAAGAGGTCATGATGGGTTATCCAGCGCCATAATTTGTTTGTATACACAAATGAGTGGGTTTGAggacgagaaagagagagtgcgtgtgtgcgtgcgtttgagCGACGCTATGGTACGCTATGGTAGATGTTTGTTTATGCGTGTTGTACGCTTCGAGAGTCTCACCATGTATATGAGGTTGGCGAGAATGCACTGCACTTCATCGGTGTCCACTTCCTCCACCTGCATCATCTTCAGAGCTACCAGGAAGGCATCCAAAGGCAGCTGGTGTGTCTTCAGCAGGAGGTACCTAAAGTAAAAGAAACGCTCAGGTAAGGAAAACTGCACCAGGGGGATTCAGCTTAATCTTACAGAACCTGCAGAGCATTTATGTGTACTGGATATGTTTGTTATCGTGGTAAACTCGGCGACTGCTTGGCATGGGATAAATTAAAGCATAATGCTCAACCTAATTTGAATTTTGTGCAATTACTGACGGGGTAAGGACTGGGAACTAAGGAAGAGCAATGAAAAAGATAACAGCAGCCCTGACATGTCTGTTACTTAACTAAATTAACTAAATTAAGTAACAGTCATGTCAGAGGAATATCTGAGTCATAAAGTAAAATGGAACAGTATTTGTTGATCGTTAACAGTGACTTGAAGATAGACATGACTCATATCTATCCCAGAGTGGACCAGTTTAATGTCAAAGTACTGTATTCAGGCATTTGAGAGCAGGCCCTTTAAGACACGTCTCCAAAGGACCGACGCGGCAGGACTCACACTTTCTTAAAGAGGTTCCTGTAGGTGATGATCTTCAGCTTCTCCAGGATGAGGAAAATCCCACAGCGAATGAAGAAGGTCTCGTGCTTTGCAAGCGCCTCGTTCAAGAGCAGAAGATTTCCCTCGCTACAGCGGGAGGGAGAGAACAACGAGAAAGAACGAGGGACAGAACGGTGCGAAAGAGGGATGGAATAAGGGGGGGGTGAAGAGAGGACACGAGCAAGAATTATCACAACGATGTGGAAAGTGAAAAGCAGCTGCCCCCTCACAGCAGGGGCAGGGCAAACGTCCCCcccaaaaatgtttgtttggtgtcAAATCTAACAAACCAGCTACTCAAATGTTGGTTAGGACTTGATTAGATACACAACGCGTTTTTTGTACAGTTGAAGTAAGAACTTGCAGTTCCACAAGAACGCTGTCTAGACGTAAGTCGTGGTACGAACACATAACAGGTACAATTACACAACTGTAATGAATTTTATTAAAGCCAAAGATTTCAACCCAAGCTTTAGcatgtgggggaaaaaacctTTATCGATTTCCAGACAGTCTCATGTTTCAGGTTTCAttgtgtctttctgtcctctctttcaGTCTATTCCTCTGTGAGCACAGTAAACAGCCGACCTACCTCACAGCCTTGGTGACATCAGCAAACTGCATGAGGTCATATTTCCTCAGTAACTGGTGGGTTGGCATGTGACCCTACAAGACACAATAccatcagagtgtgtgtgtgtgtgtcaacgaATCAAATTATTCTCTAAATTCTGTAGATCCAAAGAAAACCTGAGATGTGTGAAAAAACTCTTACAGTCTGAGTAGGACATACTACATTACACTGCAAAATAGATACACAAAGCCTTTCTcatgttttcaaaatataaGGTCCCAAATGATCACAGTCCAAAACcggagtgtgtttgtgctgtgagtGAGCTCATAATCTTCATAGAATAGTTACCTCTACACCactgaatgtatgtatgtgtgtgtgtgtgtccatgtgtgtgtgtgtgtgtgtgtgtgtgtgtgtgggggggctcACCAGCAGCATCTTCACAGGCAGCAGGTAGATGAGGATGAGGCGTTTGTTCCTTTGGCAGGAGCGATGGCAGTGCTGgaaggagaaggacaggtaCTCCTCCGCTGACCAGAGAcgaacagaggaaaacagagacaacaggTTAATGATCCATCACCTGGGCCTAATGATCCATCCCTATTTATTTGTCcctaattatttatttgtttatttattgattgtttgtttgtgaacaaTTTTATCATGGTATCCATACAGAGGGTCTTCATAATTAATAATACCGTGATGAAACACATGAATTGACTGGAGCGTTGCATAAAAAATCttcagagactgagagagcgtCTGTTATGATTCTCTAAGGCAGTGCTACGGATGCCCGTCTTTTCTGAAACAGTAGCATTGTCGTATTCCGCTCAATAATCCTATGCGCCTGACTCGCTGAGGCCAAAACACTGTAGACACATGAACTCTGGGCACCGGACACAGAGGAACATCACAAGTATTATTTTTAGATCAATATAAAGCACATTGCGAACATTCAATACCGACCGTCGTGCGAGGTCTATTTTTGACCCGTTGGGATATTCCATTATTACATCATTGATATGTGTGCCCTCATGACATTTGGATAACGCATATGTGACAACATTTACATCAcaacagattttgtttttgataatcTGAATGCACCAACACATAGGCAAAACAATTATGGTGAAATTCTCTCAATATACAGTATACACTGCTCCTTGACATGGTAAAAGTAGCTACATATACTCTACCCATCCATTTCCCTTCCATTttattctggtttttttttggacaataaCAGAATAATATGAGTTATCTCCAGATATTTCCTGGTATTCTAAAATAAATTGCCCCTTCATCTCTTTTAATGTGACCAtttccaaaatgaaataaaactaaCTTGACAtagagtgtacacacacagcattctaTACTGGTAGAAATGTCTCCACAATGTCAACAAACAAGAGTTTTAATATCCACTGAATGATAGAACgtatattaaaatgttttgtgtttaacaCGAGCAAGAGCAACGAGCACAGGAAGCCCAATCAGACATCACTGGCCCTCAGAATCACCCATGATAAATTACCATCAGTTCTGAGGAACCAGTTATCACAGTCGTTCATGataatttctcattttaattgGTAACTGGTCGTTTTAATAAAAAAGTGATGTGCCAAACAAACGAAGTACGCACGAACTAACCCTCACAGGAAGAATTACCCATGATTAGGTGGAGTCGGTACTAGGGCTGcatggagagaaaaagcaggTAAATCCATACATGCCGTCTCACCTGGTTTGAAGTCGCTGTCAAACATGGCCTTTCGCCCGACGTAGTATTTGTACGTGACCCTTTGAGCCATGCTGTACTCATCCTTCAAGTTGGAGCTGTCGATGGCCCTGATGAGGGGCTTACACAGGTGGAGTTTATTGATCTGGAggagtggaaacacacacacacacacacatacacacacacaaacagtgatgaCATGGCTAGCAATGTCCAGGCAGTCGGTTACTGAAACTGGTAAGATTTAATATTGAGGGCAAATCCATCTGTATATTGTTTGGTTCAGTCACCAGAGTGTTGACCAGGCGTTCGTTGCTAACCTTAAAATAGATCTTGAAGAGCTGGTTGATGAGAAAGAGCATGCCCCACTTCTTGGAGTCATCAATGCCAGCACGActgcacagaggagaggacGCTGATCACAGGTTCATAAATATTCCCTCATACCAAacttagtgagagagagagagagagtgtgtgtgtgtgtgtgtgtgtgtgtaggtgtatatgtgtgtgtgtgtacgtgtatgtgtgtgtgtgtgtgtatgtgcatgtgtgtgtgtgtgtgtgtgtgtgtgtggcactcaCTTGTCGCTGGCACACACTCGGAAGCAGCTCATGAGCTGTTCTGCAGCTTTCTCCAACATGTCGCCcacctttccttttcctttcttctgtaGCTGCTGTTCTGCCTGTCCATCAGTTACATcaacaacgacaaaaacacCATTACAAACAAATCTGAGTTAAATAACAAACGACCAAAAAGGACTATGACAAAGTCAGAAAAATGCATCGTGGTAAAATGTCGGTTTCGGTGGAGTTCCTGTCAGTCCAGCATCTGAAATAGGTTTGAACTGTCACTCACATTGTTGGCAAATATCCGCAGGTCGAGGGTTACAGCAAACATCATGGGTAAGGCCCTGAAAAAAAGTTCATAAAACAATAAgattttctgtctttaaaacagagtcaTCGACATTATTAGTACATTTAATCTTACTCAAGATAACTTACATGCTAGCATAAAACCAGTTTCAGAAGCAGAGAATAATATTGCACTGAGGTTGTAATACAGAAAAAACGTTTGAGTAAGATATAAGAAAAATCAGGCAACTCTTACCAGTTCTCTTCTTTGTGTGCTTGAAAAGCTCTCAAGAATGATGTATGATGTTAAGGAGTGACAGACAATCAAGttttaattatataattatactGACATActatataaatgtgtttatgctTGAACTGCATCGATTGTTTCTTAACAAGGATATTGAACTACCACAGTCTGGCATTTGTAAGCTTCCACAAAGTCATGATTGGACACTGC encodes:
- the pcid2 gene encoding PCI domain-containing protein 2 is translated as MAHISINQYLQQVLEAIDSRDGSFCAELLSFKHPHVANPRLQLPSPEEKCQQVLEPPYDEMVAAHLRCTYAVSNHDFVEAYKCQTVVVQSFLRAFQAHKEENWALPMMFAVTLDLRIFANNAEQQLQKKGKGKVGDMLEKAAEQLMSCFRVCASDNRAGIDDSKKWGMLFLINQLFKIYFKINKLHLCKPLIRAIDSSNLKDEYSMAQRVTYKYYVGRKAMFDSDFKPAEEYLSFSFQHCHRSCQRNKRLILIYLLPVKMLLGHMPTHQLLRKYDLMQFADVTKAVSEGNLLLLNEALAKHETFFIRCGIFLILEKLKIITYRNLFKKVYLLLKTHQLPLDAFLVALKMMQVEEVDTDEVQCILANLIYMGHIKGYISHQHQKLVVSKQNPFPPLSSVS